GGTTACAGGAAAACAATTAAAGGATTATATGGAGTGGTCTGCAAGATATTACAATACATATAAAGATGGAGATGTTACAGTTAGCTTTAATCCTGAAATAAGAGGATATAACTACGATATGTTCTCAGGTGTTGATTATAACATAGATATATCAAAGCCAGAAGGACAAAGAATAATCGATCTTAAGTTCAAGGGTCAGCCAGTTACTGATGATATGACATTTACTATTGCAGTTAATAACTATAGATTTGGCAATATGGTTAAGGATGGATACTTCAAAGAAGAAGATAAAGTTTTTGACTCTTCGTTAGAGTATGCAGATGGAAGTATAAGAAATCTTATAGTAAAATATGTTACTGAAAATAAAGAAATAGCTCCAAAAGTTGATAATAACTGGAAAATAGTTGGAGCGGATTTAAATAATCCTTTAAAAGATGAAGTTTACAATTTAGTTAAACACGGAAAGATAAGCATTCCAAAATCAGAGGATAAGAGAACTCCGAATGTTAAATCTTTAAATGTATATGAACTTCAAAAGCAAGGATTACTTAAGGATGATGTTAAAGAGGAACCTAAAAAGGAAGAAGTTATAAAGAAAGAAATTGTTGTTAAAGAACAAAGTTATACAGTTAAAAATGGAGATGTTCTTTGGAAGATAGCTAAGAAATTTAATATGGATTGGAAGAAGTTAGCTGAGTATAACAATTTAAATAATCCAAATTTAATATATCCAAATCAAGTAATCAAAGTACCAGCTATGTAATCAGAAAAGACCCTTTTAGGGTCTTTTTATATACAAGGAAATTATATAACTTTCAATTTGTGAATAAGATAATTACAAAACCAGAGTATAACTACCTTTAGGTAATAGATATTACAACAAATCAATGGGTGAGTTTTTTATGTCAAAAATTTAATTGTTTTAATAAGCTAAATAAAAGGCATATTATATATAACACTAATTTTTGCTTTAATAGGAGGGTTATATGGGAAGCATAGACAAAAAATATGAATTTGTAATAACAAAATTTTTGGCAAGATATAATTATGATGCTGTTATAGATATATTAGAAGAGCTTGGAATAAATAATGGAGATCTTCATATATTGGTTAATTATTGTAAATCATCTGTTAATTTTGATTTTAGAACTGCTGTAAAAAAGCTTGATATGTTAACTCCTCAAATAAAAAATAGAAAAGATATAAAAAAGCTTAGAAATAATTCTATAGATTTGCTAGATGGAGAAGTTGCTGCTATATTTTCGGAATTCATAGAGAATATAAAGATAAAGTTAATAAATGAAGAATATATAGATTTTTTAGGAAGAATATATAGATTGAAGGAAGCTTTATTTAAGTATATATTTGTTAAAAGTCAATCTAATAAAACTAAGGTATCTATGCTAGGGTATATGGTATCTAAAAAAAATATATTGAATATACTTAAAAAGAGGTATAATATATATACTAGCAACTTGACTTATGGAATTACTAGGTATATAAACAAAAATATGAGAAAAACGAAAAAAATAGTCGATGTATTAGAAATACTAAATAGTGAAAAATTAGAAAATCTGATAAGACTTAGAAATGACTGTCCTGTTGGGCATGGTTTCAAAGGAGTTAGCAAAGAAGATATAGAACATATATATGGTAAGCCCTTTGAAGTTGTGGATGATTTTATAACAGCATGTGAAAAATTAGATGTTGATATAAAATTTGATAAATATGATGATATAAATAATATAATAATAGAACTTCTAAGTAAATATATAAGGGATAAAGGAGACGTTTATTATGAATGAAAAATTAAAAATTGAGATTTTGGAGTGGGTAAAGACTATAGGAATAGCCTGTGTATTGGCTTTTTTTATAACTTTATTTATAAGACCTACTCTTGTTAAAGGATATTCTATGTATCCTACACTTGAAGAAAATGATTATCTTATAATAAATAAAATACCATATACTATGCATGAGCCCCAAAAAGGAGATATAGTTATATTTAAGTCACATCTTGTCCAAGAAAATGGGAAAGAAAAGGACTTGGTTAAAAGGGTTATAGGCCTGCCTGGAGACAAGGTTAAGGTCATGAATGGTAAAGTGTATGTCAATGATGTAGAACTTGAAGAAGGCTATATAAATGGGGACTACACAGATGGTATTATAGATTCTGTAGTTCCTGAAGGTCATATATTTGCTATGGGAGATAATAGACCTAATAGTTTAGACAGTAGAGACCCTAGAGTTGGTTTTGTAGATGAAGATGAGATAATAGGTAGAGCTTTTGTAAGACTTTATCCATTTAATAAAATAGGTTCATTAAAATAATTGTGAATATGAGAATCGGATTTTCTTCCATGGCATACGAAATAAAGGAAAAAATAAAATTATGCCAAAAATTAAGGCTTAACCATATAGAAGTTGGAATAGACAATCTTGAAGATTGGAATTATTTATATCAAACTAAGGATGAGTTTACAAAAAATAATATATCAATAGGTATTCACATGCCTATGGAGCTTAATACCTGTGATCCTATAAAGAAGGCAAGTGAGTTTTGGCTTGATTATTTTTATGAAAACTATAAGATAGGAAAAGAATTTAATGTAAAGTATTACAATCTACATTTAGGGTATGGGCTTAAAAATAAAGTTGAAAAGAATAGGATTGAGTATTTAAATAATACTGTAAACTTTCTTTCGAAACTTTTAAACAATATAGAAGATACAGATATATATATTGAAAATACATACTCCAAAAATGGAGATTTGATTAACCTTGGAAATAAAGTATCAGATTTTGAATATTTGTTTGAGAATGTGACAAAATATAGTTTGGGGTTTTGTTATGATATAGGTCATAATCTTATAAATAAAGACGATTATTTAAGTAGATTATCTAATAATATAAGATTGATTCATTTGAGTGACAATGATGGAAATGAAGACTTGCATTTAGGTTTAAGTGAAAATGGTTTGTTAACTAAAAAAGACATAAAAGATGTATTAGAAATTAATAATAACGAATACTTAGTATTTGAAATGAACACTAAATATATAAATGAGAGTATAAAGTTTATACAAACTATACAAAAAAATATCTAAAAAATAGAAGAAGGGAGCAATTGCTCTCTTTTTGCACATATACTATTATACAGAATCTAAAAAAAGCAAGGGAGCTGATACTATGAATAAAGTTAAAATCAATATAATGGATGATATTGTAGAATATGAAGCTGGTACTACACTTCTTGAAATAAGTAAAGACTATGAGGAAAAATACGATTCTGCTATAGTTCTTGGAGTCATAGACAACAGCCTTAGAGAATTAACTTATAAAGTTGATAAAGATTGTTGTGTTGAGTTTGTAGATTTAACAAAGCAGGATGGAATTAGAACTTATATGAGGAGTTTATCTTTTGTATTTATAAGAGCTTGTGAAGAGATGTTATCGGGATGTAGAGTATCGGTAGAACACTCTATGGGAAAAGGTCTCTATTGTGAAATAAACTATGATAGAGATATAAATGAATCAGATATAGATAAGGTAAAAAATAGAATGAGACAAATAATAGAAGAGGATGTTCTTATAGAAAAGAAAAAGCTACCTATAGAGGAAGCTATAAAAATATTTGAGACTAGTGAGAAGAATGCAAAGGCAGATTTATTTAGATATAAAGAATCTAACACTGTAAGTATATACAAGTGTGGATGGATAAAAGATTATTTTTACGGTTACATGGTTCCATCTACAGGATATTTAAAATTATTTGATTTAAAATATCACAATCCAGGTGTTATTATACTTGGACCTAAAAAAGAACACCCAGATAAGGTAGCTAAATTTATAGATCAACCAAAGCTTGCACAGGTTTACAAAGAAGCAGAGGAATGGGCTAAGATAATGGATGTTCATAAGGTTGCTATGTTAAATCGCTTGATAGAAAATGGAGATTATGGAGATATTATAAGAACTGTAGAGGCTCTTCATGAAAAGAAAATAGCTCAAATAGCTGACATGATAGTAAAAAATAAGAAAAAGAGTAGAGTTATATTGATATCCGGACCATCATCATCGGGTAAGACTAGTTTTGCACAAAGACTATCTATACAGTTGAGAGTTAATAAGGTAAGACCTGTATCTATATCTTTAGATGATTATTTTGTTGATAGAGAGGATACACCTAAGGATGAAAATGGAAATTACAATTTTGAATCTATATATGCTATTGATTTAGATCTTTTCAATAAGGACTTACAAAAACTTATAAATGGAGAAGAAATACAGGTACCTTACTTCAACTTTAAGACTGGTAAGCGAGAATATAGAGGAAATACCTTAAAGGTTAATAATGATCAGCCTATAATAATAGAAGGGATACATGGCCTTAATGATTTGCTAACGGAGTCTATTTCTGAAGATAATAAGTTTAAGATATATGTAAGTGCTTTAACTCAGCTTAATTTAGATGAGCATAATAGAATACACACAACGGATGTAAGACTTATAAGAAGAATGGTAAGAGATAATCAGTTCAGAGGACATAGCGCGGTAAGAACTATTCAGATGTGGTCTATGGTAAGACGTGGTGAGAAAAATTATATTTTCCCATATCAAGAAAATGCAGATGTTATGTTTAATTCTGCTTCTATATATGAGTTGTCTATACTTAAAAAATATGCAGAGCCTTTGTTAAAAGAAATAGATCCTAATTGTAAAGAGTACAGAGAAGCTAATAGGCTATTAAAGTTTTTACAATATTTTGTTACAATAGAAGATGAGGGTGATATTCCGCCAACATCAATACTTAAAGAATTTATAGGTGGAAGTAGATTGGTACATTAGATAGAAAGAAGGAATAAGATTTGGATAAAATATTACAACAAATAATCGACGACAATAAAACTTATACTGAACATGGAAATGTAGCTACATATATTCCTGAACTAAGAAAAGCTAATAAGAATGACCTGGGGATTTGTATAGTAGATATGGATAATAATATCTATGAAGCGGGTAACTGTGATAACAAGTTTACCATTCAAAGTGTGTCAAAGCCTATAACTCTTGCTTTGGCACTTATGGATAATGGAAAGGATAAGGTTTTTTCTAAGGTTGGAATGGAACCTAGTGGAGATCCTTTTAACTCTATAATGAAGCTTGAAACGTCAAAGCCTTCAATACCTTATAATCCGATGATAAATGCTGGGGCTATAATGATAACGTCTATGATTAAAGGGAGAAATAATGCAGATAAGTTAAATAGGATGATGAATTTCTTTAAAAAACTTTCTGGAAATGAAAAGTTGAGTATAAATGAAGAGGTTTACATGTCTGAAAAGCTTACTGGTGATAGAAATAGAGCAATGGCATACTTTCTAAAAAGTGAAGGAGTTTTAACTGAGAACGTAGAGGATGTACTTGACTTATATTTTAAGCAGTGTTCTATTGAGATAACAGTTAGAGATTTGGCTAGAATAGGAGTGAATCTTGCATCACATGGTGTTGACATATTGACTGGAAAGAGATTAATTGATGAAGAGGTATCTAAGATAGTAAAAACATTTATGGTTACATGTGGTATGTATGATGCATCTGGAGAGTATGCTATAAATGTTGGAATACCTTCAAAATCAGGAGTTGGTGGAGGTATTATGGGAACTGTTCCTAACAAAATGGGAATAGGAGTATTTGGGCCATCTCTTGATAAAAAAGGAAATAGTATAGCTGGAATAAAGGTTATGCAGAGTGTATCTCAGAAATTGAATTTAAGCATATTCTAAAAAATATATATAAAATATTTTGACAATTGCAATGTTAAATAATATAATATATAAAAACTAAGTAAAGGTGATGTTATGAAGGATATTTTGGTTTTAAGGGATATTGAGCAAATAAAGGCTGTGTCTCATCCGTATAGAGTAGATATACTAGAGGCTTTTGGAGAGGACCCTCTATCAGCTAAGCAATTGTCAGAATTGTTATCAGAACCCCATGCAAAGGTAAATTATCATATAAAAACCTTATTAAATGCAGGGATATTAGAATTAGTAGAGGAAAAAGTTAAATCGGGAATTATAGAAAAGTACTATCTGCCAAAGGCAAAAATGGTTATTATGGATAAGAGCATTTTAAATTCTGCTGTTTATGATGAAAATGTAGCTAGAACGCTAAATCAAGTTTCAATATCTTTGTTTGAAAAAATAAGTGATGATTTTTACAGAGCTGCTGAAAATGATGAAGTTAAGTCTAAACATGTGAGACATTATAATCAGTATTATTTAACAGAGGAAGAATGCAAAGAAGTAATGGACACTCTAGAAAAAAAGATTATGGAGATTTTAAAAGATAGGGACGACAAGCATAGAGAAAATACTAGACCATATAATATAACATTAATGGGAGTGCCGGATCTTAGAAAAGAAAAGAAGGTAAAAAAATAGACATCGACAATTTTGTTGATGTCTATTTTTTTTGGGTATATTAAAGTTATAATTGAATTTTAAAATAGGAGTGATTATATGCTAGTTATAGGACCACATATATCAATAGCAAAAGGATATTCAAAGGCTGCTAAAGTTGCTTTAGATATAGGAGCTAATACATTTCAATTTTTTACAAGAAATCCGAGGGGAGGAAATGCAAAAGAATTTGTTGAAAAAGATATAGCTGAATTTCAAAGAATAAGAAAAGAAAATAACTTTGGAGCAATGCTTGCACATGCACCTTATACTATGAATCTTGGTGGTAAAAAAGACGATGTATATGAATTTGGAAGAAGGATATTTAAAGAAGATATAAAGAGAATGGATGAACTTGAGGTAGAGTATATGTGCTTTCATCCAGGAAGCCATGTAGGTGGAGGTATAGAATTTGGAATAGAAAGAATAGCAGGTGCATTAAATGAGGCTTTAACAGAGGATCAAAATGTAATTATACTTCTTGAAACTATGTCTGGAAAAGGCAGCGAAATAGGATACAACTTTGAGCAGATAAAAAGTATTATAGATAAGGTTAAGTATAAGGATAAGGTAGGAGTATGTCTTGATACATGCCATATATTCTCAGCTGGATATGATATAGTAACTGATCTTGATGGAGTGCTTGATGAGTTTGATAAAGTAATAGGACTTGATAAATTAAAAGTAATACATTTTAATGATAGCATGATGCCGTTTAACAGCAATAAAGATAGACATGCAGGTATTGGAGAGGGAAAAATAGGATTTAAGGGATTGATGGAGTTTATGATGCATGAAAAGCTTAAGCATCTTCCGTTTTTCTTAGAGACTCCTTATGATGATGAAGGCCATAAAAAAGAAATTGAGATGATAAGGAATTTTTTGAAACAATAATTTGAATAAATAGCTACTTAGATTTCATATAAACGAAATTTAAGTAGTTATTTTAAATTTGTTAATAATATGAAACTAAATTATGCTATAATTAATACAGATAAAATTAACAGAAAATTCAAAATAAATAGCAATTTAATAAAACAAGAAGAGTTTAAAAATAAAATATATATTATTAAGAAATAAAATATATAATAAAATGATTAATTCTATTGTTTGAAATGGGGAGAGGTTATATGATGAAACCTTATGTAAAACTTATTGTATCAATGCTTATTTTTGGTAGTATAGGTATTTTTGTAAAAAATATTCCACTTGAAAGTGTAGAAATTGTAGTCTGTCGTACAATTATTGGGAGTTGTTTTTTATTTTTTATGATGTTTGTTTCGAAAAATAAAATTAATACCAAACAAGTAATATCTAATGTAGTTCCGCTTTTAATTTCAGGTCTAGTCTTGGGATTAAATTGGCTATTTTTATTTGAAGCATATAGCTACACGAGCGTTAGTGTGGCCACGTTATTGTATTATTGTGCACCAATTATAGTAATGCTACTTTCACCTTTTGTATTAAAGGAATCACTTCAATCCAATAAGATAATTGGAATAGTTGTATCCATGATTGGAATGATTCTTGTGAATCAAGTGCATTCTGCATCAAGACAAGAACTACTAGGTGTAGGATATGGGTTATTGGCGGCATTATTTTATGCCATACTAATATTAGCAAATAAACATATCAAAAAAATGTCATCGTTAGAAACTACGGTAATTCAATTAGTAATAGCGACTATTGTGTTAATTCCTTATGCTGTGCATTCGCATCAAGGGGAATGGATAATTCCAACAGGCATATCACTACTTGCGCTTTGTATTCTTGGGTTTGTTCATACAGGAATTGCGTGTTTGTTGTATTTTTCATCTATGAAAGATTTGCCAGGACAAAGTGTGGCGTTGTGTAGTTATATTGATCCACTTTCAGCGTTAATATTTTCAGCAATCTTTTTGCATGAACACTTAACATTTGTTCAAATTGTTGGAGCAATTCTTATTTTATCTGGAGCTATTTTTGGTGAAGTATACATCAAAAATAAATCACAGTCTGAATCTATTGCAGATCAGAGCGAGGTTTCTAATAAAGGGATGCCCTCATCTTAAAAGGTGGGGGTATTTTCATGCTGAAATTCGTAAAATATGTTCTAAAATTAAATTCCTCTAAATATATATTAATGTATCACTTTCAGGACAAGAATTATTTAATAAGGGGGATAAGAAGTTATGAGATTTGATTTGTCAAAAGAACATAATATGTTAAAGCAAATGTATGAAGAATTTGCTAAGAATGAGGTCAAGCCTTTAGCAAGTGAAATAGATGAACAAGAGAGGTTTCCTGTTGAAACTGTAGAAAAAATGAAAAAAGCAGGATTTATGGGAATACCTTTTAGTAGAGAGTATGAAGGTGAAGGTGGGGATAATTTAGGTTATATACTTGCAGTTGAAGAATTATCTAAATACTGCGCAACTACAGGTGTCATATTATCTGCACATACATCACTTTGTGCAGCTCCTATAAATGAATTTGGAACAAATGAACAAAAAGAAAAATATTTGAAGCCTTTAGCAAGTGGGAAAAAATTAGGGGCATTTGGACTTACAGAGCCTAATGCGGGTACGGATGCATCATCTCAACAGACAACAGCTGTTCTTGATGGTGATTATTATATATTAAATGGTTCGAAAATATTTATAACAAATGCAGGATATGCAGATATTTATATAGTTATGGCTATGACAGACAAAACGAAAGGAACAAAGGGAATAACTGCTTTTATAGTTGAAAAAGATACTCCAGGGTTTAAGGTAGGACCTAAAGAGAAAAAATTAGGTATTAAAGGATCATCGACATGTGAGCTTATATTTGAAGATTGTAAAATACCTAAAGAAAATCTTTTGGGAAAAGAAGGAAAAGGATTTAAAATAGCAATGAAGACTCTTGATGGAGGAAGAATAGGAATAGCAGCACAGGCACTTGGAATAGCACAAGGTGCTCTTGATACTACTGTTAATTATGTTAAAGAGAGAAAGCAGTTCTCAAGACCAATAGCTAACTTCCAAAATACACAATTCCAACTAGCTGATATGGGAACGAAAATAGAAGCAGCTAGAATGTTAGTATACAAAGCTGCTTGGAATAAGGATAAGGGGTTATCTTACTCTAAGGAAGCTGCAATGGCAAAACTATATGCATCTGAAGTAGCGATGGATATTACAACTAGATGTGTTCAATTACATGGAGGATATGGATATACAAGAGAATATGATATAGAGAGAATGATGAGAGATGCTAAAATAACGGAGATATATGAGGGTACATCAGAAGTACAAAAAATGGTAATAGCAGCTAATTTATTAAAATAAGGGGGATAAATCTATGAATATAATAGTTTGTATTAAGCAAGTTCCAGATACTACTGAAGTTAAAATTAACCCTAAAACTGGTACGTTAATAAGGGATGGAGTAAAGAGTATAATAAATCCTGATGACAAAAGTGGGCTAGAAACTGCTCTTAGAATAAAAGAAGAAATAGGAGCTAATATAACGGTTATATCTATGGGACCTAAGCAGGCTGAATTGGCTTTGAGAGAGGCACTTGCCATGGGGGCTGATAGAGCTATCTTGTTAAGTGATAAGAAATTCGCAGGAGCAGATACATTAGCAACATCATCTACTCTTGCAGGCGCTATTAAAAAGCTTGATTACGACATTATAATAACTGGAAGACAGGCTATTGATGGGGATACTGCTCAAGTTGGAGTTCAAATAGCAGAACATCTTGATATACCATCTATTAGCTACGTTGAGAACTTAAATATTTGTGACGAAAGTATAATACTAAAAAGGATGTTTGAAGATAGATACTACAAAGTTAAGGCTAAAACTCCGTGTTTAATAACTACTTTAAAAGAGATAAACGAGCCTAGATACATGAGAGTTAAAAGAATATATGAATGTTTTGATGAAAGCAAACTAGAAATGTGGACCTTAGATGATATAGATGTAGATGAGAATAATATAGGGCTTAGTGGTTCACCTACACAGGTTAAAAAATCATTTACAAAAGGGGCTAAAGCTGCTGGAGTAAAGCATGAAGCAACTCCTAAAGAAGCCGCAAATATTATATTAGATAAATTAAAAGAAAAATATATTATATAAAAGGGGTGGTATTGTGAATAATGTAAAACACGAGGGTGTACTTGTATATATAGAACAAAGAGAATCTGAAATTCAAAATGTATCACTTGAGCTTTTAGGAAAGGGAAGAGAGCTTGCAGATAAACTAAATGTGAAATTAAGTGCTGTTGTAATAGGAAATAAAATTAAAAATGCAGAAGATTTAATACATATGGGAGCTGATAAAGTAATAGTTGTAGATGATGAAAAATTAGAATACTACATAACAAAGACTTACGCTAAGGCACTCACATCTATTATAAACACAGAAAATCCTGAAATAGTATTAATCGGTGCAACATCAATAGGCAGAGATATAGCACCAAGAGTATCTGCAAGAATAAAAACTGGACTTACAGCTGACTGTACGTCATTAGATATTGATGAAGAAGATAAGAATCTATTGATGACAAGACCGGCCTTTGGTGGAAATATTATGGCTACGATAGTATGTAGTGAGCATAGACCTCAAATGGCTACAGTAAGACCAGGAGTTATGAAAAAATTTATGAAGGATGTAAATAGAGATGGTAAAATAGAAAATCATATTGTGGATATAAATGAGAATGATATGGATATTGAAGTATTAGAAGTAGTTAAAGAAGAGGGTAAAAAAATAAATATAGAAGATGCAAAGATACTTATATCAGGAGGTCGCGGCATAGGCAACAAAGAAAATTTATCCAATCTAGATGGGCTCGCTGATATATTAAAGGCAGAAGTATCTGGGTCTCGCGCTGTAATAGACGAAGGATGGTTAGAAAAGGATAGACAGGTAGGTCAAACAGGAAAAACTGTAAGACCTGATGTATATTTTGCCTGTGGAATATCTGGAGCCATTCAGCATATAGCTGGTATGGAGGATTCGGAGTTTATTATAGCTATCAACAAAAATAAGGAGGCTGCTATATTCGATGTGGCTGATTTAGGAATTGTATGTGATGTAAATAAGGTTATACCTTGTTTAATTGAGGAGATAAAATCTCATAAACTCAAAGATTAAAACTGGTTGAAAAACCAGTTTTTTTGTTATAATGAGTTAATAATAAATTATAAGGGGGAGTATTTATGAGAAGGCTTGGAAAAACAGATCTATACATAAAAAGAGTAGGATTCGGAGGATTGCCTATTCAAAGAGCATCTCAAGAAGAGTGTGATAAAATAATTGATGAACTTATAAAACATGATATAAATTTCATAGATACAGCAAGAGGTTATACTATAAGCGAAGAATATATAGGAAATAGCATAGAAAATAAAGATTATGAGTTTATAATAGCTACAAAATCTATGAATAGAGATTATGAAGGAATGAAAAAAGATATAGGTATAAGTATTGATAACTTAAAACGTGAGAAAATAGATTTATATCAAATGCACAATGTTAAGATTGAGGAATATGATTCTTTATTTGAAGAAAATATGGCTTATAAGGCTTTATTAGAAGCTAAAGAGGAAGGCAAAATAAAAAATATAGGAATAACAAGCCATAGTGTAGATGTTATAAAAAAGGCTATAGAAGATGAAAAATTCGATACGGTACAAATACCGTACAATATAGTTGAAACTCAAGGAGAGGAAGTTTTAAAGCTTGCAAATGATAAAAAGATAGGAACGATAATAATGAAGCCACTTGCTGGTGGAGCATTAACTAATGCAAAGCTTGCGCTTAAGTACATAATATCAAAAGAATATATAGATGTTGTAATACCTGGAATGGATAAGGTTGATCAAATAGCAGAAAATGTATCTATACTAGATGATAAAATTGAATTGACTGAAGAAGAAAAAGTTTTTATAGATAAAATCAAAGAAGAATTAGGAAATAGTTTTTGTAGAAGATGCGAATATTGCATGCCTTGTATTGAAAACATAAATATACCTCTTCAATTTTTATTAGAGGGATATTACACTAGGTATGATTTAAAAGAATGGTCTGTAAATAGATACAAAAGCTTAGATAAAAAAGCATCTGACTGTATAGAGTGCGGACTTTGTGAGCAAAAATGTCCATATAATTTAAATATTAGGGGAATGTTAAAAAACGTAGCTAAAGTATTAGGAGAGTAGAAAAATTAAAAGAATTCTAAGACTCCATAAAAAGAGTATGAAGTCAAGAATTCAACAGTTTAGGATTGGTTTACTCAAAAGGGCACTTATACAGCTAAAAATTCAAATGAAAAAAACATCATTTGAATTAAGTTTCGCCTTAAAGGGAAATATATATTGGATAATATATATATAGAGGTGAGATAGGTGAGTGCTTTTGTTGCTAGTTTGATAACAGGACTTTGTACTGGAGTAGGAGCAATTCCTATATTATTTATAAAAAATTTGAATGAGAAAACTGAGGATATACTTCTTGGGTTTGCGGCGGGTATAATGGTGTTTGCTGGAGCGTATAGTCTTATATATCCATGCATTGAACAAGGTCATAATATACAGGCTGTAGTTGGAATACTCTTAGGAGCTTTTTTGATGTATTATTTAGAGAAAAAAATGCCAGAAGATAAGGTTGATGGAAGTTTTATGTTTGTTGTAGCTAACATAATACATAATATACCAGAAGGTTTTGTTATAGGCGCTGGATATGAGGCAGAAGGAAAGAATACTGGAATATTATTTGCAATAGCAATAGCTATACAGAATATACCAGAAGGATTGATCATAGGGAATATACTAAAGAATATTGTACATTCAAAGTATAAGGCTATATTATATACATTTCTGATAGGCCTTGGAGAACCTTTAGCTGCTGGAATAGGAATTTTAACTCTTCAATATATAAGGGTGTTAATACCTTTTTCCATGGCTTTTGCTGGAGGATCCATACTTTATGTTGTGTCTAATGAAATGATTCCGAAGTGCCATTGTAGAGGAAATGAAAAAAAGGCTACTTTTGGATTTATATTCGGTTTCGTGGTTATGGTTATTTTAAGAGGGATAATATAAAATGAAAAAGTATAAGCAAGAAATCTTTATAATGAAGATTTCTTGCTTATACTATAACTAACCTCATATTCTGATGCTTTGTAAAGTTCGATTTCAACTCTTGGATTTTCTTTATCTATAAAGTCGAACAGTAATACTGGTTTTAATTGTCTATCATTTCTTATTATTCCACTTTTTTCTATACCATCACAAATACTTTTAGGATAATTATGTAGATCTCCCATTTTCCTATTAGGAAAATAAAGCTTCAAAACTGTAATTATATCACCTTCAAGAGGATCCATTTGATACTGTT
The window above is part of the Tepidibacter aestuarii genome. Proteins encoded here:
- a CDS encoding deoxyribonuclease IV yields the protein MLVIGPHISIAKGYSKAAKVALDIGANTFQFFTRNPRGGNAKEFVEKDIAEFQRIRKENNFGAMLAHAPYTMNLGGKKDDVYEFGRRIFKEDIKRMDELEVEYMCFHPGSHVGGGIEFGIERIAGALNEALTEDQNVIILLETMSGKGSEIGYNFEQIKSIIDKVKYKDKVGVCLDTCHIFSAGYDIVTDLDGVLDEFDKVIGLDKLKVIHFNDSMMPFNSNKDRHAGIGEGKIGFKGLMEFMMHEKLKHLPFFLETPYDDEGHKKEIEMIRNFLKQ
- a CDS encoding nucleoside kinase; the protein is MNKVKINIMDDIVEYEAGTTLLEISKDYEEKYDSAIVLGVIDNSLRELTYKVDKDCCVEFVDLTKQDGIRTYMRSLSFVFIRACEEMLSGCRVSVEHSMGKGLYCEINYDRDINESDIDKVKNRMRQIIEEDVLIEKKKLPIEEAIKIFETSEKNAKADLFRYKESNTVSIYKCGWIKDYFYGYMVPSTGYLKLFDLKYHNPGVIILGPKKEHPDKVAKFIDQPKLAQVYKEAEEWAKIMDVHKVAMLNRLIENGDYGDIIRTVEALHEKKIAQIADMIVKNKKKSRVILISGPSSSGKTSFAQRLSIQLRVNKVRPVSISLDDYFVDREDTPKDENGNYNFESIYAIDLDLFNKDLQKLINGEEIQVPYFNFKTGKREYRGNTLKVNNDQPIIIEGIHGLNDLLTESISEDNKFKIYVSALTQLNLDEHNRIHTTDVRLIRRMVRDNQFRGHSAVRTIQMWSMVRRGEKNYIFPYQENADVMFNSASIYELSILKKYAEPLLKEIDPNCKEYREANRLLKFLQYFVTIEDEGDIPPTSILKEFIGGSRLVH
- the lepB gene encoding signal peptidase I, with amino-acid sequence MNEKLKIEILEWVKTIGIACVLAFFITLFIRPTLVKGYSMYPTLEENDYLIINKIPYTMHEPQKGDIVIFKSHLVQENGKEKDLVKRVIGLPGDKVKVMNGKVYVNDVELEEGYINGDYTDGIIDSVVPEGHIFAMGDNRPNSLDSRDPRVGFVDEDEIIGRAFVRLYPFNKIGSLK
- a CDS encoding ArsR/SmtB family transcription factor produces the protein MKDILVLRDIEQIKAVSHPYRVDILEAFGEDPLSAKQLSELLSEPHAKVNYHIKTLLNAGILELVEEKVKSGIIEKYYLPKAKMVIMDKSILNSAVYDENVARTLNQVSISLFEKISDDFYRAAENDEVKSKHVRHYNQYYLTEEECKEVMDTLEKKIMEILKDRDDKHRENTRPYNITLMGVPDLRKEKKVKK
- the glsA gene encoding glutaminase A, yielding MDKILQQIIDDNKTYTEHGNVATYIPELRKANKNDLGICIVDMDNNIYEAGNCDNKFTIQSVSKPITLALALMDNGKDKVFSKVGMEPSGDPFNSIMKLETSKPSIPYNPMINAGAIMITSMIKGRNNADKLNRMMNFFKKLSGNEKLSINEEVYMSEKLTGDRNRAMAYFLKSEGVLTENVEDVLDLYFKQCSIEITVRDLARIGVNLASHGVDILTGKRLIDEEVSKIVKTFMVTCGMYDASGEYAINVGIPSKSGVGGGIMGTVPNKMGIGVFGPSLDKKGNSIAGIKVMQSVSQKLNLSIF
- a CDS encoding sugar phosphate isomerase/epimerase family protein yields the protein MAYEIKEKIKLCQKLRLNHIEVGIDNLEDWNYLYQTKDEFTKNNISIGIHMPMELNTCDPIKKASEFWLDYFYENYKIGKEFNVKYYNLHLGYGLKNKVEKNRIEYLNNTVNFLSKLLNNIEDTDIYIENTYSKNGDLINLGNKVSDFEYLFENVTKYSLGFCYDIGHNLINKDDYLSRLSNNIRLIHLSDNDGNEDLHLGLSENGLLTKKDIKDVLEINNNEYLVFEMNTKYINESIKFIQTIQKNI